A part of Eremothecium sinecaudum strain ATCC 58844 chromosome VII, complete sequence genomic DNA contains:
- the RPL6A gene encoding 60S ribosomal protein eL6 (Syntenic homolog of Ashbya gossypii AER149W; Syntenic homolog of Saccharomyces cerevisiae YLR448W (RPL6B) and YML073C (RPL6A); 1-intron in Ashbya gossypii) — MSAQSAPKWYPSEDVSAPKQSRKTARPQKLRASLVPGTVLILLAGRFRGKRVVYLKQLEDNTLLVTGPFKANGVPLRRVNSRYVIATSTRISLEGVNVEKFNVGYFAREKVTRKQKAEADFFSEDQPKKEVKAERIEDQNAVDKALLAQIKKTPLLKQYLAASFSLKNGEKPHLLKF, encoded by the exons ATGAGTGCCCAATCA GCTCCAAAGTGGTATCCATCCGAAGACGTCTCTGCTCCAAAGCAATCTAGAAAGACTGCCAGACCACAAAAGTTGCGTGCTTCATTGGTCCCAGGTACCGTTTTGATCTTGTTGGCTGGTCGTTTCAGAGGTAAGAGAGTTGTCTACTTGAAGCAATTGGAAGACAACACCCTATTGGTTACTGGTCCATTCAAGGCTAATGGTGTTCCATTGAGAAGAGTTAACTCTAGATACGTTATCGCTACCTCCACCAGAATCTCTTTGGAAGGTGTTAACGTTGAAAAGTTCAACGTTGGTTACTTCGCTAGAGAAAAGGTTACCAGAAAGCAAAAGGCTGAAGCTGACTTCTTCAGTGAAGATCAACCAAAGAAGGAAGTTAAGGCTGAACGTATTGAAGACCAAAACGCTGTCGACAAGGCTTTGTTGGCTCAAATTAAGAAGACCCCATTGTTGAAGCAATACTTGGCTGCTTCTTTCTCCTTGAAGAACGGTGAAAAGCCACACTTGTTGAAGTTTTAA
- the FPR3 gene encoding peptidylprolyl isomerase FPR3 (Syntenic homolog of Ashbya gossypii AER150W; Syntenic homolog of Saccharomyces cerevisiae YML074C (FPR3) and YLR449W (FPR4)), whose translation MSDLLPMATYSLNVEPYTPTPAIDVATPVTVRITLVAIDPESMDDEKKPSTLRIIRRNPNFDDEDDDILGDYNEEELEHSDEEDEDEEEEEEADAKDEDDDEGEDEDDDDEDEDEDEDEDDDEFEEFVLATLSPESQYQQTLDLVISPEEEVQFVVTGSYRVSLSGNYVKHPFDDPELYDDEEDDEDYYDEEDSEVDEEDLLDVEEASDVEAKIEELVEKDTAKKEKRKLAASAEESKSKKAKKEPVEQPKKEKKDKKKQKKEDSTEKKVEFKKDLEEGPSKKKETKGKPKTSVLEGGIVIEDRVTGSGKAAKKGSKVGMRYIGKLKNGKVFDKNTSGKPFVFKLGHGEVIKGWDIGVAGMSVGGERRIVIPAAYAYGNQALPGIPANSELTFDVKLVSMK comes from the coding sequence ATGTCTGACCTATTGCCAATGGCTACTTACAGCCTAAATGTTGAACCATACACCCCAACCCCTGCTATTGATGTTGCAACCCCAGTTACCGTGCGTATCACTTTGGTTGCTATAGACCCAGAATCAATGGACGATGAAAAGAAACCATCTACCTTGAGAATTATCAGAAGAAACCCAAACtttgatgatgaggatGACGACATTCTAGGTGACTACAACGAAGAGGAGCTAGAGCACTCCGACGAGGAAGACGAGgacgaagaagaggaagaggaagCTGACGCTAAGGATGAAGACGATGACGAAggtgaagatgaagacgatgacgacgaagacgaagacgaagacgaagacgaagacgatgatgaatttgaagagTTTGTTCTTGCTACTTTGTCCCCAGAGTCCCAATACCAACAGACCTTGGACTTGGTTATCTCCcctgaagaagaagtcCAGTTTGTTGTCACTGGATCATACCGTGTCTCTTTGTCAGGTAACTACGTTAAGCACCCATTTGACGACCCAGAGCTTTACGACGACGAGGAAGATGACGAGGACTACTATGACGAAGAGGACTCCGAGGTTGACGAAGAGGACTTGTTGGACGTCGAAGAGGCTAGCGATGTAGAAGCCAAGATTGAAGAACTAGTCGAAAAGGACACCGCTAAGAAGGAAAAGAGAAAGCTCGCAGCCTCTGCCGAAGAATCCAAGTCTAAGAAGGCCAAGAAAGAGCCAGTCGAACAACCaaagaaggagaagaaagaCAAGAAGAAGCAAAAGAAAGAAGACTCCACCGAAAAGAAGGTCGAGTTCAAGAAGGACCTAGAAGAGGGCCCATCAAAAAAGAAGGAAACAAAGGGAAAGCCAAAGACCAGCGTTTTGGAAGGCGGAATCGTCATTGAAGACCGTGTTACCGGTTCAGGTAAAGCCGCTAAGAAGGGCTCTAAGGTCGGCATGAGATACATTGGTAAGTTGAAGAACGGCAAGGTCTTCGACAAGAACACCAGCGGTAAGCCATTTGTCTTCAAGTTGGGTCACGGTGAAGTCATTAAGGGATGGGATATCGGTGTTGCCGGTATGTCCGTCGGTGGTGAGCGTAGAATTGTCATTCCAGCTGCCTACGCCTACGGTAATCAAGCATTGCCAGGTATTCCAGCAAACTCCGAATTGACCTTTGACGTCAAATTGGTTTCAATGAAATAG